A single genomic interval of Balaenoptera musculus isolate JJ_BM4_2016_0621 chromosome 14, mBalMus1.pri.v3, whole genome shotgun sequence harbors:
- the MLEC gene encoding malectin: protein MLGARAVEGAAVALRRLLLLLLLPALRGPGLGVVGSAGAGLPESVIWAVNAGGEAHVDVHGIHFRKDPLEGRVGRASDYGMKLPILRSNPEDQILYQTERYNEETFGYEVPIKEEGDYVLVLKFAEVYFAQSQQKVFDVRLNGHVVVKDLDIFDRVGHSTAHDEIIPMSIRKGKLSVQGEVSTFTGKLYIEFVKGYYDNPKVCALYIMAGTVDDVPKLQPHPGLEKKEEEEEEEEYDEGSNLKRQTNKNRVQSGPRTPNPYASDNSSLMFPILVAFGVFIPTLFCLCRL from the exons ATGCTGGGCGCCCGGGCGGTTGAGGGAGCCGCCGTGGCGCTCAGGcgactgctgctgctgctgctgctgccggcGCTCCGGGGACCGGGGCTCGGCGTGGTGGGCTCGGCTGGGGCCGGGCTGCCCGAGAGCGTGATTTGGGCCGTCAACGCCGGCGGAGAGGCGCATGTGGACGTGCACGGCATCCACTTTCGCAAGGACCCTTTGGAAGGCCGAGTGGGCCGAG CCTCTGACTATGGCATGAAACTGCCAATCCTGCGTTCCAACCCCGAAGACCAGATCCTGTATCAAACAGAGCGGTACAATGAGGAGACCTTTGGCTACGAAGTGCCCATCAAGGAGGAGGGGGACTACGTACTGGTGTTGAAATTTGCCGAGGTCTACTTTGCACAGTCCCAGCAGAAG GTATTTGATGTGCGATTGAATGGCCATGTTGTGGTGAAGGACTTGGATATCTTTGATCGCGTTGGGCACAGTACAGCTCATGATGAAATCATCCCGATGAGCATCAGAAAGGGGAAGCTGAGTGTCCAGGGGGAGGTGTCCACCTTCACAGGGAAACTCTACATCGAGTTTGTCAAG GGATACTATGACAATCCCAAAGTCTGTGCACTCTACATCATGGCTGGGACAGTGGATG ATGTACCAAAGCTGCAGCCTCATCCAGgactggagaagaaagaagaggaggaggaggaggaagaatacGATGAAGGGTCTAATCTCAAAAGACAGACCAATAAGAACCGGGTGCAGTCGGGCCCCCGCACGCCCAACCCCTATGCCTCGGACAACAGCAGCCTCATGTTTCCCATCCTGGTGGCCTTCGGAGTCTTCATTCCAACCCTCTTCTGCCTCTGCCGGTTGTGA